A window of Bufo gargarizans isolate SCDJY-AF-19 chromosome 9, ASM1485885v1, whole genome shotgun sequence contains these coding sequences:
- the LOC122946810 gene encoding zinc finger protein 135-like, with protein sequence MDGITSCLSDMLDSVKAAQVKLDNSPFSMGEFLKKVGVSSNQPTVVMGRKQYKCDLCNRCFSDASNLRRHKNIHTGLRPYVCDVCGSSFRQKSQLDRHHLVHTGERPYRCAFCTKGFRDSTELRVHFRVHTGERPYSCPICQKSFSRISYMRRHREKHAKPVVIPKTEHCLTITHEKEEIPQEFQCTFCSKSFVTKKELDAHRPVHLKIGPTGQKLYECVECKKCFNNSSNLRKHTVIHTGKKPFTCNICNQSFRQATHLQRHYLVHTGERPFKCSVCSKGFRDTSDLLKHQRVHTVEKLYQCPIWDYTKSPRQKLLDERKSPEVITFSSPQSMSTMNEDSVQGKHIKDKLQCSLCAKYFSRISSLHRHYLMHTGYRPFICPICGKTFQQLAHLHRHKQIHTRDQRYHCPTCRKTFRDSSDLLNHQQVHAKDQLDQQNDETSSQVPYRKSYHKRQVESETLVDVDDGNSIEVVLV encoded by the coding sequence ATGGATGGGATCACCTCCTGTCTGAGCGACATGCTTGACAGCGTGAAAGCGGCACAAGTCAAACTGGATAACAGCCCCTTTTCCATGGGGGAATTTTTGAAAAAAGTGGGCGTCTCCAGCAATCAGCCAACGGTAGTGATGGGACGCAAGCAGTACAAGTGCGATTTGTGTAATCGTTGCTTTTCTGACGCTTCCAACCTGAGGCGCCACAAAAACATCCACACAGGACTAAGGCCTTACGTGTGCGATGTCTGCGGCAGTAGCTTCCGTCAAAAATCCCAGCTGGACCGCCACCACTTGGTGCACACCGGAGAGCGACCCTATCGTTGTGCCTTCTGTACCAAGGGATTTAGGGACTCTACCGAACTGAGGGTTCACTTTCGCGTACACACAGGCGAGAGGCCCTATAGTTGTcccatctgccaaaaaagtttttCTCGCATCAGTTATATGAGGAGGCATAGGGAAAAGCATGCAAAACCTGTAGTAATCCCAAAAACCGAACATTGTCTGACCATAACACATGAGAAGGAGGAGATCCCTCAAGAATTTCAGTGTACCTTCTGCAGTAAATCGTTTGTTACGAAGAAAGAACTTGACGCTCATCGCCCCGTGCACCTAAAGATTGGGCCAACCGGGCAGAAACTTTACGAATGTGTCGAATGTAAGAAGTGCTTCAACAATTCTTCTAATTTGAGGAAGCACACGGTCATACACACGGGCAAGAAACCCTTCACCTGCAACATCTGCAATCAGTCTTTCCGGCAAGCCACCCATCTTCAGCGCCATTACTTGGTCCATACTGGGGAGAGACCATTCAAATGTTCTGTATGCTCCAAAGGTTTTAGAGATACCAGTGACTTGTTAAAGCATCAACGTGTCCACACCGTTGAAAAGCTTTATCAGTGTCCCATCTGGGATTACACCAAATCGCCAAGGCAGAAGCTTCTGGATGAACGGAAGAGTCCTGAGGTCATCACGTTCTCTTCTCCTCAGTCCATGTCTACCATGAATGAAGACTCCGTACAAGGCAAGCACATTAAAGACAAACTGCAATGCAGTCTTTGCGCCAAATATTTCAGCCGGATTTCCAGTCTGCACCGCCATTACTTGATGCATACAGGCTATCGTCCCTTTATTTGTCCCATTTGTGGTAAGACTTTCCAACAGCTCGCTCACCTCCACCGACACAAGCAGATCCACACCAGGGATCAACGTTACCACTGCCCGACCTGCCGGAAAACATTTCGAGACTCCAGTGATCTCTTGAATCACCAGCAGGTCCATGCGAAGGATCAGTTAGACCAGCAGAACGATGAGACTTCTTCTCAGGTGCCTTACAGAAAGTCCTATCACAAACGTCaagtggaaagtgagactttaGTAGATGTTGATGACGGCAACTCTATAGAAGTTGTGTTGGTCTAA
- the LOC122946003 gene encoding non-structural maintenance of chromosomes element 3 homolog, with product MAQRKRGRPRASQNTSLHQDGDVDMEEEISFTQTQTLTQAQRNLEKHSPEQVSLKVGELVQYLLIKDQKKLPIKRADIVKNVVKEYKDVYLEILQRAKKALLDVFGFQLEEIDTKNHIYILINNLDRVDGDEMKVDENTAKMGLLTVILSLIFMKGNTAKEAAIWETLRRLRIEPSEQHTDFGDVKKLVTDEFVKQKYLEYIKIPHTEPPEFEFRWGPRAFKETSKMKILEFVSEIQKKDPQSWMTQYKDAQEGSRSPAASQSTRRRSAHTP from the exons ATGGCGCAGAGGAAGCGGGGTCGGCCCCGTGCCTCCCAGAACACTTCACTCCATCAG GATGGCGATGTGGATATGGAGGAAGAAATTTCGTTCACTCAAACCCAGACGCTGACACAGGCGCAGAGGAATTTGGAGAAGCATTCTCCTGAGCAAGTGAGCCTGAAG GTTGGAGAGCTGGTTCAGTACCTGCTGATCAAGGACCAGAAGAAACTGCCCATTAAGCGTGCAG ATATTGTAAAGAATGTGGTGAAAGAATACAAAGATGTTTATCTTGAAATTCTTCAACGTGCCAAGAAGGCATTGCTAGAC gtttttggttttcagcTGGAGGAAATTGACACCAAGAACCATATTTATATCCTTATAAATAACTTGGACCGCGTGGACGGAGACGAAATGAAAGT GGATGAGAATACCGCAAAAATGGGCTTACTGACAGTCATCCTGAGCCTAATCTTCATGAAGGGGAACACTGCTAAAGAGG CTGCCATCTGGGAGACCCTGCGTCGTCTGCGCATTGAGCCaag TGAGCAACACACAGACTTTGGAGATGTGAAAAAACTTGTGACGGATGAATTTGTAAAGCAGAA ATACCTAGAATATATTAAAATCCCCCACACAGAGCCCCCAGAGTTTGAATTCCGGTGGGGCCCAAGGGCATTTAAAGAAACCTCCAAAATGAAAATCCTGGAGTTCGTCTCTGAG ATTCAGAAAAAGGATCCGCAGTCCTGGATGACACAGTACAAAGATGCCCAGGAGGGCAGCAGGTCGCCCGCAGCCTCACAGTCAACGAGACGTCGATCGGCTCATACGCCGTAA